The Carnobacterium sp. 17-4 genome has a window encoding:
- a CDS encoding general stress protein yields MNKVVIGSFSNVQETTACVEQLIAEGHSTDSIKIVTTNQDPATIQSQTGVEIDKVSSEEKESFWDKFKHLFADTDEDLVLENFGVDEASAEQYNESLEKGEYIVLADKDKASTSKTNTTKKNSGTVGQAGQGVREVRNASQPTDEVSYANDGNDYLNNAEVPLTNQFTEQDELDESIIVKSDVIDTTIPETIEEDDIMVESIRQENKPRLQDNQDSELTNDSFSRDQDRRDDTRDVVSPKRQPWSHKNFDPNDNPLQGKPTEDKLKHEDQVGPSSPNEEEVDLPIFDGSTLSNQPINDPREEFRD; encoded by the coding sequence ATGAATAAAGTAGTTATCGGTTCATTTTCAAACGTACAAGAAACAACGGCTTGTGTAGAACAATTGATCGCGGAAGGCCATTCAACAGACAGTATAAAAATTGTGACGACTAATCAAGATCCTGCAACGATTCAAAGTCAAACAGGTGTAGAAATCGATAAAGTTTCATCAGAAGAAAAAGAATCTTTCTGGGATAAATTTAAACATTTATTCGCTGATACAGATGAAGATTTGGTATTAGAAAATTTTGGTGTAGATGAAGCTAGTGCAGAGCAATACAATGAGTCTTTGGAAAAAGGTGAATACATTGTACTTGCTGATAAAGATAAAGCCTCAACTTCAAAAACCAATACAACTAAAAAAAATTCTGGGACTGTTGGCCAAGCTGGTCAAGGTGTACGAGAAGTCAGAAATGCTTCACAACCGACCGATGAAGTGAGTTATGCAAATGATGGAAATGATTATTTAAACAATGCTGAAGTTCCTTTAACGAATCAGTTTACAGAACAAGATGAACTTGATGAAAGCATAATAGTGAAATCTGATGTAATCGACACGACAATTCCTGAAACGATTGAAGAAGATGACATTATGGTAGAATCGATTAGACAAGAGAACAAGCCTAGATTGCAAGATAATCAAGACAGTGAATTAACCAATGATTCATTTAGTAGAGATCAAGATCGAAGAGATGATACAAGAGATGTTGTATCTCCAAAAAGACAACCGTGGTCACATAAAAACTTTGATCCTAATGACAATCCGTTGCAAGGAAAACCTACAGAGGATAAATTAAAGCATGAAGATCAGGTTGGCCCTAGTTCACCAAACGAAGAGGAAGTAGATTTGCCAATTTTTGATGGTAGTACTTTATCAAACCAACCGATAAATGACCCAAGAGAAGAGTTCAGAGATTAA
- a CDS encoding SDR family oxidoreductase, with the protein MENPDKETQKPKKNYLLNDDSKNINPEPQTEDPNYKAAGKLEGKTAIITGGDSGIGQAVAIAFAKEGADVAIGYLESEDDANYTKNRIEKIGQKALVFKGDVGQESYAKEVVSKVIEKWGHLDILVNNAGEQHVQEKIGDITAEQLDRTFRTNIFSQFYFVKAAMPHLSEGASIINTTSITAYRGSEHLLDYSATKGAITAFTRSLSQNSEVIDKKIRVNGVAPGPIWTPLIPATFTEEQLEDWGKGGAIERAGQAFELAPTYVYLASTDSSYVSGQVLHVNGGVVING; encoded by the coding sequence ATGGAAAATCCTGATAAAGAAACTCAAAAACCGAAGAAAAATTATTTGTTAAATGATGATAGCAAGAATATTAATCCTGAACCACAAACAGAAGATCCAAATTACAAAGCAGCAGGTAAACTTGAAGGTAAGACTGCCATCATTACGGGTGGAGATAGTGGGATCGGGCAAGCTGTAGCGATTGCTTTTGCAAAAGAAGGTGCAGATGTTGCTATTGGTTACCTAGAATCAGAGGATGATGCAAATTATACAAAAAATCGAATTGAAAAGATTGGTCAAAAAGCCTTAGTGTTTAAAGGTGATGTAGGACAAGAGTCTTATGCTAAGGAAGTAGTATCGAAAGTAATTGAGAAATGGGGCCATCTAGATATATTGGTCAACAATGCTGGCGAGCAACATGTCCAAGAGAAAATTGGAGATATAACCGCAGAACAATTGGATCGAACATTTAGAACCAACATATTTAGTCAATTCTACTTTGTGAAAGCTGCAATGCCACATTTGTCAGAAGGTGCATCAATCATCAACACAACATCCATTACAGCTTATCGTGGAAGTGAACACCTTTTAGATTACTCAGCTACTAAAGGTGCAATTACAGCGTTCACTAGATCTCTTTCTCAAAATAGTGAAGTGATTGATAAAAAAATTCGCGTAAATGGTGTGGCTCCTGGTCCAATATGGACTCCACTTATACCAGCTACTTTTACAGAAGAACAATTAGAGGACTGGGGTAAAGGCGGAGCAATAGAAAGAGCTGGTCAAGCTTTTGAATTGGCGCCAACGTATGTCTATTTAGCGAGTACAGACTCTAGTTATGTTTCTGGCCAAGTGTTGCATGTTAATGGTGGAGTGGTCATAAACGGCTAA
- a CDS encoding general stress protein, which yields MDRRVEGTYTSKEETVSAVERLINEGYATDEIIIVTNEKHEKELEDLTLVEVEAVDSTEGLSLWGKLKESFSFGRYNSDEISNPLEEYGVEGDIGEHYTEALESGEIVILVSSVGPSKIQHLSQVNEEVLNGDKENERGDIAATDSVKVPTKEKMDTVPGEGEQFDPTKAQSSREDIEGNPVTAPDKQSSTSEESISPITSNQKQDGNTVSSVNEDVKGSSLETEPELTGDESTVVAENEGHVYPGNISKGVVDGGDSSHSKGTEKTEESKPEMNSKQPESDAYYSDNYEEAGGKTIQKDDEDK from the coding sequence ATGGATAGAAGAGTTGAAGGAACATATACATCAAAAGAAGAAACGGTAAGTGCAGTAGAAAGACTCATTAATGAAGGGTATGCAACAGATGAAATCATTATTGTGACCAATGAAAAACATGAAAAAGAATTAGAAGATTTAACCCTTGTAGAGGTTGAGGCTGTCGATTCTACTGAAGGATTGTCTCTTTGGGGAAAATTAAAGGAATCTTTCAGTTTTGGACGATACAATTCAGATGAAATTTCAAATCCTCTAGAAGAATATGGTGTAGAGGGAGATATTGGTGAACATTATACAGAAGCTTTAGAAAGTGGAGAAATTGTTATCCTTGTTAGCAGTGTAGGCCCATCAAAAATACAACACTTATCTCAAGTAAATGAAGAAGTGCTAAATGGAGATAAAGAAAATGAACGTGGAGACATTGCAGCAACAGATTCGGTTAAAGTTCCTACAAAAGAAAAAATGGATACAGTACCTGGAGAAGGCGAACAATTCGATCCCACTAAAGCTCAATCTTCCAGAGAAGATATCGAAGGAAATCCTGTAACAGCTCCAGATAAGCAAAGTTCAACTTCAGAGGAATCTATTAGTCCGATTACGTCAAATCAAAAACAAGATGGCAATACAGTGTCATCAGTAAATGAAGATGTTAAAGGTTCTTCTCTTGAAACAGAGCCTGAATTAACCGGTGACGAATCTACAGTAGTGGCTGAAAACGAAGGACATGTATACCCTGGAAATATCAGCAAAGGAGTTGTGGATGGAGGAGATTCTTCTCACAGCAAAGGAACTGAAAAAACAGAAGAATCAAAACCTGAGATGAACTCCAAGCAGCCCGAAAGCGATGCGTATTATAGTGATAATTACGAAGAAGCTGGCGGAAAAACGATTCAAAAAGATGACGAAGATAAATAA
- a CDS encoding DUF1659 domain-containing protein, whose translation MQKEWTKGAIEVHFEDAANEKTLKRSYSNTINSVTDEQVEGFSAALESLTSLPYVQSVMVEEYTYTR comes from the coding sequence ATGCAAAAAGAATGGACAAAAGGGGCAATTGAAGTACATTTCGAAGATGCTGCAAATGAAAAAACGTTAAAACGTAGCTATTCTAACACAATCAACTCTGTAACAGACGAACAAGTTGAAGGTTTCTCTGCAGCTTTAGAATCTTTAACAAGTTTACCTTATGTACAATCAGTCATGGTTGAAGAATATACCTATACACGCTAA
- a CDS encoding DUF2922 domain-containing protein, translated as MAKSLELRFVTSLGKSKTMSVKDPILNLTTEKAQEAMNSIISLNMFQIEGANPYATVVGARYVERVVDDIFEVE; from the coding sequence ATGGCAAAATCATTGGAATTAAGATTCGTTACTAGTTTAGGAAAGTCAAAAACAATGAGTGTAAAAGATCCAATTCTTAATTTAACTACAGAAAAAGCTCAGGAAGCAATGAATTCAATCATCTCGTTAAATATGTTCCAAATTGAAGGTGCAAACCCCTACGCTACTGTAGTAGGTGCTCGCTACGTCGAGCGTGTAGTAGATGATATCTTCGAAGTAGAATAA
- a CDS encoding peptidoglycan-binding protein: MTYTIEHQLLTITQKNLISNSLVIAHESGNAKNTGLLSLENEITYMKRNAQTNGPFTSRWVGGGGRIIQIAQTGKIQYGAGKNANPHAYAQVELARTSNPVWFKKDYLAYVWLLKKLAVEAGIPTSLNAGTTLASKGIKTHHWISNNLGGTTHTDPDAYLMQNGISLTQFARDLSSTTQKEFLSTPSPTRPNHLYHIVVKSDSLWSIAKRYHTTLTWLKTINLLSSETILIGQRLIISTNYSNVAPFSQLAIIKTIQKTLGIKQDGLFGPVTKQSLICLVQKTIGSKLDGYWGPESASKMRILKTGFSGSDVYVVQAFLIGNYHLKLGTPDKQYGPKTTEAVKQFQLNSGLLADGITGPKTCQKLFC, encoded by the coding sequence ATGACTTATACAATTGAACACCAGCTTTTGACAATCACTCAGAAAAACTTGATCAGCAACAGCCTGGTTATCGCCCACGAATCTGGAAATGCAAAAAATACGGGATTACTTTCCCTAGAAAATGAAATTACTTATATGAAGCGTAACGCTCAAACCAATGGTCCGTTCACAAGCCGTTGGGTTGGTGGAGGCGGAAGAATTATCCAGATCGCTCAAACAGGAAAAATACAGTATGGTGCTGGAAAAAACGCCAACCCTCATGCATATGCTCAAGTAGAATTAGCACGCACATCAAATCCAGTTTGGTTTAAAAAAGATTATCTAGCCTATGTATGGCTATTAAAAAAACTTGCTGTAGAAGCCGGAATCCCTACTTCATTAAATGCGGGTACTACTCTTGCATCAAAGGGCATTAAAACACATCATTGGATCTCCAACAATTTAGGAGGTACCACTCATACCGATCCTGATGCTTATCTAATGCAAAACGGTATTTCTCTTACTCAATTTGCGCGTGACTTATCCTCAACTACTCAAAAGGAATTTTTATCAACCCCTTCTCCTACTAGACCAAATCACTTGTACCATATTGTAGTGAAAAGCGATTCTTTATGGAGTATTGCTAAAAGATATCATACTACCCTTACTTGGTTGAAAACGATCAATCTACTATCTTCTGAAACTATCCTAATTGGTCAAAGGTTAATCATTTCAACAAATTATTCAAATGTAGCTCCCTTTTCCCAACTTGCGATCATAAAGACTATTCAAAAGACTCTTGGCATCAAGCAAGACGGTCTTTTTGGCCCGGTAACAAAACAAAGCTTAATCTGTCTAGTTCAAAAAACAATTGGTTCCAAACTCGATGGCTATTGGGGGCCTGAATCTGCTTCAAAAATGAGAATTCTAAAAACCGGATTCTCTGGATCGGATGTGTACGTAGTCCAAGCTTTTTTAATAGGTAACTATCATTTAAAATTAGGTACGCCAGATAAACAATATGGTCCAAAAACAACAGAGGCAGTCAAACAATTTCAACTTAATTCTGGGCTTTTAGCTGACGGCATCACTGGTCCAAAAACATGTCAAAAATTATTTTGCTGA
- a CDS encoding deoxynucleoside kinase, with protein MKGENKAVIVLAGMIGAGKSTYTKFISEALGSEAFYESVDDNRILEKFYENPERWAFSLQIYFLNTRFRSIKAAFKHENNVLDRSIYEDALFTRINYEEGNMSDAEMDTYLDLLDNMMEELDNMPKKSPDLLIYLRGSLDTVLNRIEKRGRTFEQIGENSGLLDYYTHLHSQYDSWFNAYDKSATLIIDINQYDLEKLEDAEKVLNMVTEKLEAVRNEHSVG; from the coding sequence ATGAAGGGAGAAAACAAAGCTGTGATTGTTTTAGCTGGTATGATTGGTGCTGGTAAAAGCACCTACACAAAATTCATTTCAGAAGCATTAGGAAGCGAGGCTTTCTATGAGAGTGTGGATGATAATCGGATTTTGGAAAAGTTCTATGAGAATCCTGAAAGATGGGCTTTCTCACTACAAATTTATTTTTTAAATACTCGTTTTAGAAGCATTAAAGCTGCCTTTAAGCATGAAAACAATGTACTGGATCGTTCGATTTACGAAGATGCCTTGTTTACTCGAATCAATTATGAAGAAGGAAATATGAGTGATGCTGAGATGGACACTTATTTAGATTTATTGGATAACATGATGGAAGAGCTAGACAATATGCCTAAAAAATCTCCGGATTTATTAATCTACTTACGTGGCTCTTTAGATACTGTTTTAAACAGGATCGAAAAACGTGGTCGTACTTTTGAGCAAATCGGAGAAAATAGTGGATTACTAGACTATTATACTCATCTTCATAGTCAATATGATAGCTGGTTTAACGCTTACGATAAAAGTGCTACTCTGATAATTGATATTAATCAATATGATTTAGAAAAGTTAGAAGATGCTGAAAAAGTTCTCAATATGGTCACAGAAAAATTAGAAGCTGTTAGAAATGAACATTCGGTTGGATAA
- a CDS encoding mannitol-1-phosphate 5-dehydrogenase gives MLAIHFGGGNIGRGFIGEVLNKNGFKIAFVDVNKEIIDALNDKHEYTIELAQEGTPQLKVNNVYGINNGTHPEEVIAAFEQASIVTTAIGPKILPYIAPLIAKGIQKRRAGKSTQPIDVIACENMIGGSTFLKEEVSKHLVKEDMDYLEQYIGFPDAAVDRIVPLQSHEDKLFVSVEGYKEWVIDESKLKNTELRLEGVHYAPELEPFIERKLFTVNTGHATTAYVGKYEGYKTIDEALKDEKVKKQVENVLAETGAVMVEKWQFNAEEHKAYITKILSRFMNPYISDDITRVARTPMRKLGYDERFIRPIREASERGLETDYLIKTVAKALVYRDSNDEESQQLEKMLEDKSVETVIREVTQLKDETIIGKIASEYELLTK, from the coding sequence ATGTTAGCCATTCATTTTGGTGGAGGAAATATTGGTCGAGGATTTATAGGAGAAGTCTTAAATAAAAATGGATTTAAGATTGCTTTTGTGGATGTAAATAAAGAAATCATTGATGCGCTAAATGACAAACACGAATATACTATTGAACTGGCTCAAGAAGGCACCCCTCAACTCAAGGTAAACAATGTCTATGGTATCAACAATGGGACTCATCCAGAAGAAGTCATTGCAGCATTTGAACAAGCTTCTATTGTAACGACTGCTATTGGTCCAAAAATTTTACCGTATATCGCACCTTTAATCGCTAAAGGGATTCAAAAAAGACGAGCTGGAAAATCGACTCAACCAATTGACGTGATAGCATGTGAAAATATGATTGGCGGAAGTACATTCCTGAAAGAGGAAGTTTCAAAACATTTAGTTAAAGAAGATATGGATTACCTTGAACAGTATATCGGATTTCCTGATGCCGCAGTGGATCGTATTGTTCCTTTGCAATCTCATGAGGATAAATTGTTCGTATCCGTTGAAGGATACAAGGAATGGGTCATTGATGAATCTAAACTTAAAAATACGGAACTACGTTTAGAAGGAGTTCATTATGCACCTGAACTAGAACCCTTTATTGAAAGAAAATTATTTACCGTAAATACCGGACATGCGACTACGGCCTATGTCGGGAAATATGAAGGATACAAAACAATTGACGAAGCGTTAAAAGATGAAAAAGTGAAAAAACAAGTTGAGAATGTTTTAGCTGAAACAGGAGCCGTGATGGTTGAAAAATGGCAGTTTAATGCTGAAGAACACAAAGCGTACATTACTAAAATTCTTTCCCGTTTTATGAACCCATATATCTCAGACGATATCACTCGTGTTGCTAGAACGCCAATGCGTAAGCTGGGATACGACGAACGGTTTATTCGTCCTATCCGAGAAGCAAGTGAAAGAGGACTTGAAACAGACTATTTGATTAAGACTGTTGCTAAAGCTTTAGTCTATCGTGACAGCAATGATGAGGAAAGCCAACAATTAGAAAAAATGTTGGAAGATAAATCTGTTGAAACAGTTATTCGTGAAGTTACGCAATTAAAAGATGAAACAATTATTGGGAAAATAGCTAGTGAATATGAACTTTTAACAAAATAA
- a CDS encoding PTS sugar transporter subunit IIA, with protein sequence MAILEESSIQLNQSFNTKEEAIRAAGKILVEGQYVKEGYIEEMLKREENVTTYMGNFIAIPHGTENSKDLITQSGISVVQIPGGVDFGTPEEEKLVTVVFGIAGVGNEHLDILSKIAVYCSEVENVVKLADASSEREVRELLEGIE encoded by the coding sequence ATGGCTATTTTAGAAGAAAGCAGTATTCAATTAAATCAATCATTTAACACAAAAGAAGAGGCTATTCGTGCCGCGGGTAAGATTCTAGTAGAAGGTCAATATGTAAAAGAAGGCTACATTGAAGAAATGCTGAAGCGTGAAGAAAATGTCACGACTTATATGGGAAACTTTATTGCTATTCCTCATGGTACAGAAAATTCAAAAGACTTAATCACTCAATCGGGTATTTCAGTTGTTCAAATTCCTGGTGGGGTAGATTTTGGTACTCCTGAGGAAGAAAAATTAGTAACCGTTGTGTTCGGAATCGCTGGAGTAGGGAATGAACATTTAGACATCCTTTCAAAAATCGCTGTTTACTGTTCAGAAGTAGAAAACGTGGTTAAGTTAGCGGATGCATCTTCTGAACGAGAAGTTAGAGAATTATTAGAAGGGATTGAATAA
- a CDS encoding BglG family transcription antiterminator yields MKELYISNREKKIIEILLEQKNGVSLDYLSDELQVSNRTIYRELSSLESTLAQYQIKLIRELDIGYRLVGKPALFRELQQQLYASPEEFTAQQRQSALVIKLLTQENEVKMESLAIDLQVSISTIQADLVSIEEVFKAYQIDIERKKAKGIQAMASESNRRLIISGLIHSEINEYDFFQLLENETKAQDKEWGNGQNPFLKQLTKEDLYHVYAVVKQFGQHYFDEVTDSQLQRLVILLCVSIMRLREGYQITSFKTNTFLTDSNQTKSLETATAIYEFMQKLYGMTIPKEEIQFLGLQIQGLNVPLRNDFFSQEYDADLGYKVRELIQLVSNEMDWNFNQDETLFHDLLAHITAALKRAIAPMPESNNPLLDKISTQYSQLSFSVKENLTHIFPLIHFLPNEIVYIVIHFASAYERQPKIQELKALVICSSGVGTAKILESRIRKHIPEITVIEISRISKLHRIDFNEYDLILSTIFLQGFETEYKVVTPLLMDNEIKSIQLYVRQIINEKIKGKVRKETLVLTTPQTDKSEFKEFYQKLTLANGVLENFDLHQTIGMMDLNSIISAICESLEGEFLTDGKHVATKLMERMELAPIGLPNTNMALFHCIDATIKQPFFSIYELPNTMDVLGIDRNPVHMKRVLMMLGPDPLSENAQEILGFISSAIVESDLTMEIFNSGSEPLLNNYLSGLFLEKLKK; encoded by the coding sequence ATGAAAGAATTGTATATTTCCAATAGGGAAAAAAAGATTATAGAAATCTTGCTCGAACAAAAAAATGGTGTCTCCTTAGATTATTTAAGTGACGAATTGCAGGTCAGTAATCGCACGATCTACAGAGAACTTTCTAGTCTTGAGAGTACATTGGCTCAATATCAAATTAAATTGATACGTGAACTGGATATTGGCTATCGACTAGTTGGTAAGCCGGCTTTGTTTAGAGAGTTGCAGCAGCAATTATACGCTTCACCAGAAGAGTTTACTGCTCAACAACGACAAAGTGCTTTAGTTATCAAGCTTTTGACGCAAGAAAATGAAGTGAAAATGGAGTCACTGGCTATTGACCTTCAAGTAAGTATCAGTACGATCCAGGCTGATTTGGTTTCAATAGAAGAGGTTTTTAAAGCTTACCAAATTGATATTGAACGTAAAAAAGCGAAGGGCATTCAAGCAATGGCTTCTGAAAGCAATCGACGTTTGATCATCAGTGGGTTGATCCATAGTGAAATCAATGAGTATGATTTTTTTCAATTATTGGAAAATGAAACTAAAGCACAAGATAAAGAATGGGGCAATGGACAAAACCCATTTTTAAAGCAGTTAACTAAAGAAGATCTGTATCATGTGTATGCTGTGGTCAAGCAGTTTGGTCAACATTATTTTGATGAAGTTACGGATAGTCAACTGCAGCGATTAGTTATTCTGTTGTGTGTCTCCATCATGAGATTGCGAGAAGGGTATCAAATCACATCATTTAAAACGAATACTTTCCTAACAGATAGTAATCAAACAAAAAGTTTGGAAACAGCCACAGCTATTTATGAATTTATGCAGAAACTATATGGAATGACTATACCTAAAGAAGAAATTCAATTTTTAGGGCTTCAAATTCAAGGGTTGAATGTTCCGTTGCGCAATGATTTTTTTTCACAGGAATATGATGCTGATTTAGGTTATAAGGTAAGAGAGTTGATTCAACTCGTTTCCAATGAAATGGACTGGAATTTTAATCAAGATGAGACACTTTTTCATGATTTGTTGGCTCATATTACAGCAGCACTCAAGCGAGCCATTGCACCGATGCCTGAGAGCAATAATCCTTTACTTGATAAAATTAGCACTCAGTATAGTCAATTGAGTTTTTCGGTCAAAGAAAATTTAACGCATATATTTCCATTGATCCATTTCTTGCCGAATGAAATTGTGTATATTGTGATTCATTTCGCTTCAGCTTATGAACGACAACCTAAAATACAAGAATTGAAAGCATTGGTCATTTGTTCAAGCGGAGTTGGTACAGCAAAAATATTAGAAAGTCGTATACGAAAACACATTCCTGAAATAACAGTTATTGAAATTTCCAGAATTTCAAAACTTCACCGGATCGATTTTAATGAATACGATTTAATTTTATCAACAATTTTTTTACAAGGTTTTGAAACGGAGTATAAAGTAGTGACACCGCTATTGATGGATAACGAAATCAAAAGTATTCAATTGTATGTTCGCCAGATTATCAACGAAAAGATAAAAGGAAAAGTTAGAAAAGAAACTTTAGTCCTTACTACCCCACAAACAGATAAATCTGAATTTAAAGAATTCTATCAGAAATTAACGCTTGCGAATGGTGTGTTAGAAAATTTTGATTTGCATCAAACTATTGGAATGATGGACTTAAATTCTATTATTTCGGCCATTTGTGAAAGTTTAGAAGGCGAATTTTTGACAGATGGTAAGCATGTTGCTACTAAACTAATGGAGCGAATGGAATTAGCTCCTATTGGACTTCCTAATACAAACATGGCATTATTTCATTGTATTGATGCAACGATTAAACAACCATTTTTTTCCATATATGAATTGCCAAATACTATGGATGTGCTTGGAATCGATCGGAATCCAGTACACATGAAGCGGGTTTTAATGATGCTAGGTCCAGACCCATTAAGTGAAAATGCGCAGGAAATTTTAGGTTTTATCAGCTCGGCGATTGTTGAAAGTGATTTGACTATGGAAATCTTTAATTCGGGTTCTGAACCATTGTTAAATAATTACTTAAGCGGTTTATTTTTAGAAAAATTAAAGAAATAA
- a CDS encoding PTS mannitol transporter subunit IICB has protein sequence MEQTEKKGAKATVQRIGSYLSGMVMPNIGAFIAWGIITALFIEAGWLPNAQLATMVDPMLKYLLPILIGYTGGSMVYGQRGAVVGSIATIGVIVGSDVPMFIGAMALGPLGGYCIKKFDDFFGDKIRAGFEMLVNNFSSGIIGFGLAIIAFYAVGPFVTGLTNLLASGVDWIVNAGLLPLANIFIEPAKILFLNNAINHGILTPLGIEQAAETGKSILFLLEANPGPGLGLLLAYSFFGKGAAKASAPGAILIQFIGGIHEIYFPYVLMKPALFLSVIAGGVAGTFTNTIFNSGLVAAASPGSIFAILLMTPRGSYLGVILGVVVAAAVSFLVAMVILKSDKSTEAIEEDNFSAKVQESRSLKAESKGTNKGTTAQTAVTDDAATVGQKEVKRIIFACDAGMGSSAMGASIMRKKVKDAGLDISVTNSSINNLTDEDGLLVITQKELTTRAKQKTPNATQVSVDNFLNSPKYEEIVENLKNQS, from the coding sequence GTGGAACAAACAGAAAAAAAGGGAGCGAAAGCTACCGTTCAACGCATAGGTAGTTATCTAAGCGGTATGGTTATGCCGAATATCGGTGCTTTTATTGCTTGGGGAATTATTACGGCATTGTTCATTGAAGCAGGTTGGCTGCCAAATGCACAGTTAGCAACAATGGTTGACCCAATGTTGAAATACCTGTTGCCAATCTTAATTGGATACACAGGTGGTAGTATGGTATACGGACAACGCGGAGCAGTTGTTGGATCAATCGCAACAATCGGTGTTATCGTAGGTTCAGATGTTCCAATGTTTATCGGAGCTATGGCTTTAGGACCATTAGGTGGATATTGTATCAAGAAATTTGATGATTTTTTTGGAGATAAAATTAGAGCTGGTTTTGAAATGCTAGTTAACAACTTTTCAAGTGGAATTATCGGATTTGGCTTAGCTATTATTGCTTTTTATGCTGTAGGACCTTTTGTAACCGGATTAACAAATCTTCTTGCAAGTGGTGTTGACTGGATCGTTAACGCTGGGCTATTGCCATTAGCAAATATTTTTATTGAACCTGCAAAAATCCTGTTTTTGAATAACGCTATCAATCATGGTATATTGACACCATTAGGAATTGAACAAGCTGCAGAGACAGGGAAATCTATTCTATTCTTACTAGAAGCGAATCCTGGTCCTGGTTTAGGTTTACTATTAGCTTATTCGTTCTTTGGAAAAGGAGCTGCTAAAGCATCTGCTCCTGGTGCTATTTTAATTCAGTTCATTGGTGGGATTCATGAAATTTACTTCCCATATGTATTGATGAAACCTGCTTTATTCTTATCTGTCATTGCTGGTGGGGTTGCTGGTACGTTTACAAACACAATTTTCAATTCAGGTTTAGTTGCCGCAGCTTCTCCAGGTTCAATTTTTGCAATCTTATTGATGACTCCACGAGGAAGTTATCTTGGTGTTATCTTAGGAGTTGTTGTTGCAGCAGCTGTATCATTCCTAGTTGCAATGGTGATTCTTAAGTCTGACAAATCAACAGAAGCTATTGAAGAAGACAATTTTTCAGCAAAAGTTCAAGAATCAAGATCTCTTAAAGCTGAATCAAAAGGAACAAATAAAGGTACTACTGCTCAAACAGCTGTAACTGATGATGCAGCAACTGTTGGGCAAAAAGAAGTCAAAAGAATTATCTTTGCATGTGATGCCGGTATGGGATCTAGTGCAATGGGAGCTTCCATTATGCGTAAAAAAGTAAAAGACGCCGGGTTGGACATTTCTGTAACCAATTCTTCTATCAATAACTTAACAGATGAAGATGGCCTATTAGTTATTACGCAAAAAGAACTGACAACGCGCGCGAAACAAAAGACGCCAAATGCAACACAAGTTTCAGTTGATAATTTCTTGAACAGTCCTAAATATGAAGAAATTGTTGAAAATTTAAAAAATCAATCATAA